The genomic region TGCGCGTTTACGGCGCGCGGCAGCTCGCTTCGCGTCGTGCGTCAGGCCGACGCCGAATCGGTTCGCCTGCAACGCAAGGGCGCCTCCGGCTACGAGGAGCTCGCCCGCGGCGCCGCCGACGTCCAGCGCGCCCTTCAGGAGAAGCTCAACCTCCCCGACCTGGCCTCCTTCTACGCATTGCACCTCTGGCGCTTCGACTTCGATATGGAGGCGGTCATCAACGCCGCCACCCTGGGCAACGACCCGCGCATCCCCGATCTGGCCAACCTCTACCTGACCTCCCTGGAGGTCGAGTCGCTTGAAGATCAGCTCAAAGAGCTCGACCTGCGCGTCGAAGATGGCCAGCGGGCGCTGGGGGAAGGCGCCGAGCTCGAAGAGAAGCTCACCCGCGCCCGGGAAAAACTCGCCGAGGTGGAGCTCGCCGAGCTCAGCGATGAAGAGATCGATCTTCTCCAGAACCGCGACTCTCGCATGGATGACTACGACTCGCAGCTCGGCCGACTGCAAAGCCAGCTGGACACTGAGCGCCGTCAGATCGAGCTTTCGGTGCCCGAGGAGCCCACGCGCACGCCGCTCTTCTGGCTGGGCGCGCTCATCGCTCTGGGCGCTTTAGTCGCAAGCCTGGTCTTTCATCAGACCCACCGCATCTTCGCGCTGGGGAGCATTCCCGGGCTGGCCCTGGGGGCTTTTGTGCTGTTGCGCTATTATACGAGTCTCAGCAAAGCGAGCGTGCATCAGGTGCGGGTGGACTCGATCCGCCGCCGCATCTCCCAACTTCGCGAAGAGCAGATCCTCTTACTGGAGCGCGTCGAACACACGCTGCTCCACGCCGGCGTTGAGCGCGAAGAAGAGCTCCAGGCGCGCATTCCCATGGCTCGCAAGCTGCGCTCGGTTATCAAGCGGATGGAGGAGCAGCTCGAATCGGTCCGCACCAACCCGGAGTACCGACGCGCCCGCAAAGAGCTCGACTCTTTGCAGGCCGAGCTCGCCGAGCTCAAGCGCCGTCGCAGCGAACTTCCCTCCTTTGTCATGAACTCCTTTCAGCTGGAGAACGATCTGCAGAGCCTGGGAGCCGACCCGGTCCAGATCCGCGCCAGCGCCGATCAGGGCGAGGGAGGGGAGGCGGCGCCGCTGCCCACCGACCGGATGGAGCTCTTAAAATGGGTCGCCGAGCGCAACGGGCAGTGGATTCACGGCGTGCTCAGCGAGAGCACGCGCGCGATGTGGTCGAAGGTCTGTGGCCACGTCCTCTCGGAGCGATTCAGCGATGTCTCGCTCGATGCGCAGGGCGCCCTGCATGTTGAAGCCCTCACCGACGAGCAGCTCGAGCTCTGGCAACGCACCCGCTCTGCCGAGGTTCAGGTCGTGGTGTGTGCGCTCGCGCTCGCGCTCTTCATCAGCAGCGCACGTGGCGAGGAGGGCAGCGGCCTGGAGTCGATCTGGATCGCCGATCCGGCGCTGATGATGACGCCCGCGCACGCCTCGCGCTTTGAGTCGGTCTTTAAGAGCGCCGCACGGCAGGGGCAGATCGCCATCCTGGGAGCAAAATCGTGAGTCAGCAGGCTCTTTTTAACGCGTCGCCTCCCGAGATCGGGGAGCTTGAATCCGAACTTCGCTCCCGGGGCCACCTGCATATCATCGGGGTCGATGAGGCCGGACGTGGTCCGCTGGCGGGACCGGTGCACGCAGCCGCCTGCTGGTGGACGCTCAACCTGGACGACGCCACCGAGTGGCCGGGGCTCAATGACTCCAAGAAGATGCAGGAGTCCGATCGCGAGGTGCTCTACGACGCCCTCATCGCCCAACCCCGGCGAGTCGAGATGGCCGCGGCCAGCGCCGAGCGCATCGACGCCATCAACATCCTGCAGGCCACCTTCGAGGCGATGCGACACGCGGTGGAGCGCCTCATAGAAGTCCGTGGCCAACGCCCCGACCTCATCGTCGTCGACGGCAACATGATCATCCCCGGCGTCGAACTTCCTCAGGTCGCCGTGGTCAAAGGTGACGCGCGAAGTTTTGCGATCGCCGCGGCCAGCGTCGTTGCCAAAGTCTCCCGCGATCGTCTGATGCGCGAGGCCGCCGAGACCTGGCCCGGATACGGGTTTGAGGGTCATAAAGGCTACGGAACCGCCGCCCACCGCAACGCCATCGCCTCACTGGGGCCATGCCCCTTGCACCGAAAGAGCTTCAAGGGTGTGCGCGAGTTTGTGGTCGATTCAGAAACAAC from Lujinxingia vulgaris harbors:
- a CDS encoding ribonuclease HII → MSQQALFNASPPEIGELESELRSRGHLHIIGVDEAGRGPLAGPVHAAACWWTLNLDDATEWPGLNDSKKMQESDREVLYDALIAQPRRVEMAAASAERIDAINILQATFEAMRHAVERLIEVRGQRPDLIVVDGNMIIPGVELPQVAVVKGDARSFAIAAASVVAKVSRDRLMREAAETWPGYGFEGHKGYGTAAHRNAIASLGPCPLHRKSFKGVREFVVDSETTR